The DNA segment TAGCAACTATGTCACAGCCAAAGAAGCAAGGAATGTATCTACAGGCTTTACCTCAATTGCAGCTTCATCATGCATGATAACTGCTTAGCATTCAACACATACAATGTTAGAAAGtttcatcctttagttttcatTTACAGTCAGTTGAGTATGCTGCTATGTTATACTAGAAAGATCTTTTCCAAGAATATTCAGCTGCTGCATTGTGGTGTTCTCCAAACACAGAGATCTCTGCTACATCATGGAAAAGCATGCGAGACCTCTGGTGTTGCACTACGAGAAATGCTTCCTTGGTTTTGCAAAACAGAAGTCGATAATGAAGGTGAGGTATGTTTTTTCATTACATGGAAATTGCAAAGTTCAAGTATTAACTTCAGGGTGGTTGTACCACAAACTGATTGTGTTTATAGGTGTCCTAACCCCACACGCTTTATACCAGTAACCAGTCTGAGTGGGCCCAGTTCCAAAAAGAAGGGTCAGAAATAAAGTTTTCATAAAAGAAAGATGGACCAATTTGCAAATCTACTGCAGTAGCTGccaaaaattccaaaataaatatttaaactGGAGTTTCATCACTTAAAACAAACCTTTCATCATCTGATTCTTCTATATCCTCATCAGAATCCACAGAGGTAATGGTTACGTCAGGCTTCAACTGAGCAGACTGAAGCAATGGAGGCATTACAACACTCATGTACGGAAGAAAATCCTGTCCTAAGCACTTGCATAGTCTGGCCCAGGCCTATGACACAAAACAAGGAATAAACAATGGGACATATGAGCTTTCCATGTACTATTTCAAGCTATGGGGTCTTAAACATACCTGTAGCATATAACTTGTTATTGGGTCATCTGTCTCCATTTGAGATCCTTGCAATGTCATCAGCACTTCCATTACCTAGCATGAAATAATCAGTTTAATGAGTGCGATAATCATGCTTAACATACCATAAGATCATCAGCTGAACTTGCAGATTCAACAGTTGAAGACATGTGGATAAGactctaaaaacagaaaaaggatGAAGATAAGAGGtaaggataaccaacaaatccataactaaaacTACAAAAGAATTATAACAATGATATAGATTAAAGATTTCCAAATCACATGACTTTTTAACTGTAAACAGTTTAGAGATAGTAGGTCATATCCAATGGCTCAAATCATCGGTGCCAGATACTCGGTTATCGAGTCTAGATTGACCTTATTTAAACTGTTGTGTAGGCGCCCACACGTTAGCTTTACTTTGTACATGTAATCTTTTCTAGCATTACTACTAAATCATTAACTTCATAGCAGTAACAAGGCATCAAACAAAACAAGGAACTAAAATTTTTCACATGTTTTGGAAAAATAACCATAAGAAGAGCTAGTAAACAACTGCACTGCCAAGACAATGCTGCAGTTTTACACCATTGCAGAATAAGACAGTCTTGCTTTAATCTTCTCAACATTTTCAAACAAGAAGCTATAGCACCTTAATTTGTTGAAAAGTTGTTAAAGTTCATCTTGCAGGTAATGCTACATTCTAAAACATAAGATACCTCTCAAAGTCAAAATATCACAATTCACAAAATTCTTAAGCACTAACATGCTGTCTCCACAGAAAAGTTGGGAATAACTTTTCTTGGAGACTGGGTTCAACTTCAGACGATCTATAggagaaaaatattatataaataatttaaggTATAAATATAATGATAACAAATGAGCTACAGTCCATAAAAGTGGTCACCAATACCATGAATTGCAGACACCTTTAGAATTGGATGATCCATGAAGGCAATAAtttttagagagaaaaaaaaagtcttcTACCTGTCTAGCATCATCCCTAAATTTCTCCTTGCCCACAGCCATTCCAACCAAACTTATGCACTCCATAGACTTGGCACGAAGCATCCGTTTGGACTTGTCAGTTGCATTCATTAAAATAGCTTTGAGATAAGGCATAACAACATcataatatttttggaattgtTCCTGCAGGAATATGTCATGTCAGAATAAACcatttagaaaatatatatagaaTAGGCAATCTAATAAAAATGTGCCTTCAGCAAATACCTGTGACGAATCAGCAACTGATGCTAAAGCCGTCAAAGCTCCCTCTTGCACCATCTGCTTCCCATTCTGAATAAAACATTTTGCATTTTACAAACCTTTTCTAACAACTCCAGAAGAACAAAAACAAAATGCATATGTAAAGTTGAACAAAGTAAAGCAAATATGAAAATAACCTGCAAGAGTACAAGCAACTTGCTAACAATTCCATCCAAGTAAGGTGACAAAATATCTGGTGTGCAATTCTCACTGAAATTCAAGACTGCTGAAGCAGCATGCGCCTGTGGCATCAATCAAACACATGTTTATTAAGAACTGGTTCGCACAAAAAGATTATCCCTGGAATTTGAAATTCAATAAATAAAGACAGAAGCACATAAAGACAAAAAAATTAAGTAGCAGAATTAGACTGCATGGATAGCAGAGCAATTCTTATAAGATCCGTGCAAGGGGTGGGGAGTTCCCTGTGAATCAACTACATACGGATACAGAGTGTAGTTGTGTCTGGAACCAGAACAAAACCAGCCCATACGATACACTATCATCCAATACTTGGCTTCATGGAATACGCTACCTCATCATTGCTTGTAACAAACCATTGTAGCTCAATTACTATCGTCAATGATGAATACATCCAACAAGGGCAACATGGAGCCAAATTTTTGAGAAAAGCCAGAGGAACAGCGAAAATTATACACAAGAGACATGGTTTGTGCAGGGTCAAGTAAAGGGGAACGGAAAGACAAGGAGGAACAAGCAAGGCTAATAAATAATCAGCGACTGACCTGCTTCTGAACTTGAGCTCTTCCTGAAAAGAACCACCAAGTGGACAAATGATTTATAGCCAGAAATAAAAATTCTATTACATTTTTTTCTTAGGCTTTCCATCGCTTGCAAAGATTCTATAGCTTATTTCCAACAAAATATACCAAAAACCAGCATGGAAAACAAGTTTCAAGATTTCACACTCTTATCTTCTTAAAGCATTGGGGAGAAGACTTGAAACAAAGAAAGGAAGATCGAGTTTCCAAGTTACATTCAAAATACAATTCGCCAATATTTCTCAACCAAATGGAAAAATACAACTAAAAAAATGATGTCTTCATAAGTCACTTTTCAAGCTAGCATGCAACGGATAATTAACATGAATTTTATCATATTCAAGAGGTAAGCTTGGTAGACCAATGGGACTAAAGGTGGTCACATTACAATTGTTGATGATATTGTTGAGCTCAAGCTACTAGAAGTATTTAACTAAGGCAATATTTGATTCAATAAAGATAGTTTCCTGTAATCTATACTGAAGAGATATTTTATGCTCATCAGGCTTGCTAAATTACTTGCCTGAACACGGGGATTCTGGAAGTCATCCATCGCCGATGCCAATGCAGGCAACACCCTCTGGTGATATTGGACTTGCAAATCTGGCCCCAAATCCGTAGACAACTGCCCAATAGCATTTATGGCCGCCCAGCGCACACGGGGATGGAGATCTTGGAATGAATTGAGGACCATGTTCACCACTTGCTCCAGGTTCTTAATCATCACCTGcataaagaggaaaagaaatacCCGAAGGAATGAAATAAACAAAGATGCTGCTTTCAGAGCTTGGAGCACCATTCCATTTTATGCCACCAGTTACTCGTATAAAAGAAGTTTATTTTTACTTAGATCAAATATCTTCTTTGAAGGTTACGATACCTTCGAGCAACCTTCAGCAATCTGGGCAAGAGTGATAAGGGCAGCATGGTGCTTCTGCCACTCGGGGGCGGCCAGGTACGCTGGGAGCAGTTCAGACGCGACCGGCAAAATGGTATTCCCTCCGAGGGCGATGGAGAGACGGTCGAGGCACTCCTGGGCGACGCTGTAGTTGCTGGTCTCCCCAGCATCCTCATCCTCAGCCTCCGCGCTGTGCCAGGCGGGCTCGTCCTCGATGTCGAGCAGCATCTTCATCAGCACGGCAAACAGCCGCCCGATAAACTGGGGGAGCCGGCGCATCATCCCTGGGGCGCGCTCCCGCGCCTCTGCAAGCGTGATCACAAACTCGACAGCAAGGTGGCGAGTGCCCTCCTCAAGGCGATCGGCCTCGGCGATCTGGAGCATGGCGCCGACGACGTCCGGGAGCTGGCGGCGGAGGAAGCGCGGCTCGGAGCCGGCGAGCTCGATGAGGAGCTCGAGGGCCTCCTGGGCGGTGGCCTCCTTACCGGAGTTGAGGGACTCGGTGAGGGTGCGCATCATGGCGGGGAGGAGGTCGCCGAAGCGGTCGCGGTCGGCAGCCGAGGGGAGGCACTGGACGAGATTGATGGCGGCGCCGAGGGCGGCGATCCGGACATCGGCGGAGGTGGggtgggagagggaggagaggaggacgGAGTGGAGGGTGGGGAGGTGGGGGAGGAGGGTGTCGCcaatgtactgggcgagctggGAGAAGATGAGGAGGGCCGATTCCTGGAGGCGGGGGTTGTCGGAGGTGACGGACTGGAACATGAAGGGGAGGAGCTCGGGCCAGGCGTCATCGGGGAGGAGGCCGGCGGCGAGCTCGGAGACGGTGTCGCAGAGCTTCTTGGCGATGGACTTGACGTCCTCTCGCTGGACGGAAGCGAGAAGGAGGGACTTAAGCGAGGCCTGGGAGGCCGGGGATAGGCGAGGCCAGAGGTAGGACGGCGAGGAGGAGTCGCCGGCggcgggggagggggaggagtcGCGGGTGAGGAGTTTCCGGAGAAGGATGGCGGACATGGCGCGGATCTCGAGGTGGGGGGAGGAGTGGAGGAGGGTAGCGAGTTTGGCGGCGAGGGCGTCGGGGTGGAGGTCGCGGCAGAGGTGGAAGAGGGACTCCGCCTGCGATCGCTGGTCATTGGCGGAGGACATCAGCCgggcgatgagagcctcgaaGGGCGCTGGGTCGGCGCCGAGGATCGCCGccagctgctgctgctgctggtggtCCATCGCCGGAGGACGCGGTCGGGTGCTAGGGTTTTGGGGACGGGGACGGGGACGGGGACGGGGACGGCGgataggagaggagaggagaggagtcgAGGTCGTCGTCGGGCCGCTCGCTTTCTCGCTCGCCCCGCTCGCTCGGTCGAGGAGTGGGTAGTTTCTTGGCTTTTTATCGTTAGGGTTCGAGAGCAAATTATGGGAGTTTGGAGGGGAAGTGGAAGGAAAAGGGGCGGGTGGCTTTTTCAGCTTTGGATTGGGTCTGGGATGTCCGCGGGGTTTGGGCTCGCTGGAAATTAGCTGTTGACCATGTGTTTGGGCTTTTTTGGGTTTTATTTATCAGGATCATGCCTTTCAAAGCTTTCAGGATTTGTTTCGCCAAAAACTTTATAGGAAAGGGGAGTTGTTTCTTTCCAAAAACGAATTGAGGACGGCCTCTTTAGGTAGCTAAGGTCATTGCGAGAAAATTTGTCCTCATTGCCGGTGATAAACCAACTACTGACTTTCAATCTTCCTGAGTCTTTATTTGTATCAAATTGCTTTGGTCACCAAATTCAGTACTACTAGAAATCGATCAATCttttcaaatattatttatcCGATTCACTAAGCCTATGGTGCAAGAGGCAGCTGATGTCAATATAGAGAAATTATAACCTACACAGTGTGCATCATATGGCTATACATGCCGTCAATCATTACTGTTTGTTTCTGTAGCAGTATATTGAGAAGAGTGCTTAATGAATACGGTCCACAGAAATAAATAACTGTAATTGGCGGCATATGGTGCACGCTGTGTAGAATATAATTTCTATCCAATATAAGTTTTGGGTATTATTTAGCCAATCAACCTCTTCAGCATGTAATTGATAATATAGCAAAATTAtaaatggatgatctttagcatttttgaataaaatttaTGTAAATTTTTGGAATTATATGCTGACAGCTGGTAtccagaatatgcttggtctttTTGTGGAACTTTGTTATGTTATGCAATTAACCAAAAATTTGATTGGAAAAATACGAAATTATATCAATATAGACTTGAAGGAAAGTAATATATATTTGAGCCACAATGCAACAAAGAATCCattaaataaaaacaaaaaaaacaaggaCATTTTTAGAGAGATTAAAACACTAGACCGATAAAATTTATtgtcgatttcttctttccataccTTTGTTTAtctaagatttttcttttcttggaaGGGGAGCCATGAATTTGATAAATCTAGTCGTACTTACGTTTTGGATTGACAATTGGCAGCCAGTACAAGAAATCTTCATTGCCTTCCATAATTGATTAAACACGATAAGAAAAAAATTGGATAGCCACAGTTATGGAGTTTAAATGGAACTAAATGCTTTGTCTCACCTAACCTAACTCTCATGTATGATGCTAAAAATCAAATCTAAACTCCTTCCAAATAGATTATTTGGAAGGTAGTAGCTTTATTAGACATACCGATATCCAATTCATATTGTGTTGCGCCCTACATATGAGGACTCATgcggcatgtgtttagtcccacattagttATTCGCAAGGTAGATCTTAGGCATTTATACAGAATTAAGAAATACAAATAATACATTCCGACTAGTTTTTTTTTAGGTGAGATCCTgagttattacaaatggtatcagaacggACCTAATCCATAACCTATATGGATTAAAAACACAGCAGCACGAATTTATTGGGGTTGACCACAGGCCAATCGTAGTACTTGTGATGAGATTTGAATTTTTAGCCTGACCAGAATGTCACGACTTAAATGGGAGGAGTATACGAGTCTCCGTatgggcgtgtatttagtcccacgtcagttattcgctgggtagatcttagtacttatacaaaatcaagaaatccaaataatatcttccggttagtttttttttggataaggtcCCGAGTTgttatactatatatatatatatatatataccattgTTGGAGCTGAAGGATGAGTTTTCGGCCCTTGGTGAGTAcgttttttaaattattaccAAATTGTTTGGATATGACAAGGAGATGTTTTGGATTAGATTGTGAGATTGAAAGTTTGAATGGGGAGAAAGAAATTGTATGCCAACTAAAAAGGAGGAATTCTttccggagagagagaaagatcttGGTCATAAGATACCAAATATGATCTAGAGGAGGTTTAAGGAGGTGAAATTTTTGAAGATTTTCTCACTTATCTAGTCATTCAGAAGTCTTTGCAGGGAGTTGGTGGATTTAATTTGTTCATGGTCACTTTACTCAATAGTAACTCCTCAGAGATTGGGTGAGGTTGTATGTCCAATTGTTGAGTACCAAGAAGAAGAGTTTGTTCATGGTCATCAATTAACGGGGCTTTGGCTGCCAGTCACTCTCCTAGAAGTTCCATGTTCATTCTGTGTatgtgcgtgcgtgcgtgcgtgtgtgtgtgtgtgtgtgagagagagagagagagagagagagaaattaagAAGGTCCATGACTAGGTGCACAAGATTTGCGCTGAGGTCAAAAAAACAGACCCAGCTATATATATGAGTGCATTTCAGACGGCTCCATGAGGTTTTATGGTGTCTCGAGGGTATCAATGTAACAAGAAGACATTTGCGTCAAGTCAATGGTCGACTTGCTCCACTCAAACTGTCCACTATGGCGTGCCTTGGAGCTGTTCATTTCTTGTACTTCATGACATATTTGTTTGCATGTTGTCTAATCAATTCAGGATATAGATAAGTTGTCATCTTCATTAGTTGTTTTGGCATggatcttttcaaataaaacacTTGGAGGGAAGATAAAGAACCGAAGTCGTTCATAAAGCCTTTGCTCCCCCGAAAGAATCATACTATACGAGTACAACTGCaactaaaaaaatcaaaaaacagtACATCTCGGAGAGCACTAGGCAACTCCATCTTACCCATCCATAGTTGTCCCCCAGAATGATTGGCAACAAAAAAAGCCACCCAACCGTTCGTCCCATTGGCCTCACGGAAAGTATGCTTCGCCTAAA comes from the Phoenix dactylifera cultivar Barhee BC4 unplaced genomic scaffold, palm_55x_up_171113_PBpolish2nd_filt_p 000774F, whole genome shotgun sequence genome and includes:
- the LOC103717643 gene encoding importin-5-like; this encodes MDHQQQQQLAAILGADPAPFEALIARLMSSANDQRSQAESLFHLCRDLHPDALAAKLATLLHSSPHLEIRAMSAILLRKLLTRDSSPSPAAGDSSSPSYLWPRLSPASQASLKSLLLASVQREDVKSIAKKLCDTVSELAAGLLPDDAWPELLPFMFQSVTSDNPRLQESALLIFSQLAQYIGDTLLPHLPTLHSVLLSSLSHPTSADVRIAALGAAINLVQCLPSAADRDRFGDLLPAMMRTLTESLNSGKEATAQEALELLIELAGSEPRFLRRQLPDVVGAMLQIAEADRLEEGTRHLAVEFVITLAEARERAPGMMRRLPQFIGRLFAVLMKMLLDIEDEPAWHSAEAEDEDAGETSNYSVAQECLDRLSIALGGNTILPVASELLPAYLAAPEWQKHHAALITLAQIAEGCSKVMIKNLEQVVNMVLNSFQDLHPRVRWAAINAIGQLSTDLGPDLQVQYHQRVLPALASAMDDFQNPRVQAHAASAVLNFSENCTPDILSPYLDGIVSKLLVLLQNGKQMVQEGALTALASVADSSQEQFQKYYDVVMPYLKAILMNATDKSKRMLRAKSMECISLVGMAVGKEKFRDDARQVMEVLMTLQGSQMETDDPITSYMLQAWARLCKCLGQDFLPYMSVVMPPLLQSAQLKPDVTITSVDSDEDIEESDDESIETITLGDKRIGIRTSVLEEKATACNMLCCYADELKEGFYPWIDQVAPTLVPLLKFYFHEEVRKAAVSAMPELLRAAKLAVEKGLTQGRNESYVKQLSDYIIPSLIEALHKEPETEICACMLDSLNECLQLSGPLLDEGQVRSIVDEIKHVVTTSTTRKRERAERTRAEDFDAEEGELLKEENEQEEEVFDQVGDCLGTLIKTFKASFLPFFDELAMYITPMLGKDKTAEERRIAICIFDDVAEQCREAALRYYDTYLPFLLEACNDGNADVRQAAVYGVGVCAEFGGSVFRPLVGEALSRLNNVIRHSNALDSDNVMAYDNAVSALGKICQFHRDGIDAAQVVPAWLNCLPIKGDLIEAKVVHEQLCSMVERSDRELLGPNNQYLPKIISVFAEVLCAGRDLATEQTAGRMINLLRQLQQTLPPSVLASTWSSLQPQQQLALQSVLSS